The following is a genomic window from Terriglobales bacterium.
CGGGCAGCGCCAGGAACTGCTGCTCGGTGAAGGCGGCGGCGATGGCCTGGTGCGCGGTGCGCAGCAGGATGGCGCGTTCGTTGGGCGAGTAGACGCCGGCTTCGGGCGGTTCCGGCCTAGCTGGCAGGGACATCGGACGATTTCCTGCGGCGGCTCAGGATGAAGGCGCGCCGGCGCTGGCGCTTCTCCACCGAGCCCGCGATCTTCGACCAGAAGGCCGCGAAGTAATCGATGGCCGAGTACAGCGACAGGAACACCATCATCCAGATGGTGACCTTCGCGATCCAGTGGACGGGGAAGAGCAATCCGAAGGGCAGGGGCCACGCGTACCACGCGCGGTCGAGGATGGCCGCGCAGATGGTGATGATCTGCACCACCATCTTGAACTTGCCGAGGTTGCTGGCCTCGATGGTGAAGCCCTGCGTCGCCGCGATGGAGCGCAGCCCCGAGACCAGGAACTCCCGCCCGATCACGACCACCGCGATCCAGGCGGGGACCATCGTCGGGTTGAACTGCACGAGCGACACGAAGGCGGCGGTGATCCACAGCTTGTCGGCCAGCGGGTCGAGCAGCATGCCGAGCGTGGTGACCTGGTTGCGCTTGCGCGCCAGGTAGCCGTCCACCCCGTCGGTGATGGAGGCGAGCACGAAGATGCCGACCGCGACCAGCTCGCGCTGGCCGTTGGTGTCGCTCAGCAGGCTGGTGCGCAGCACCCACAGCAGCAGCGGGATGGCTGCGATGCGCGTGAGCGTGATGTTGTTGGGCAGATTCACGAAAAGCCGTCGCCAGTGGTCAGTGGCCAGTGGTCAGTGGCCGGAGTAGCCGGTGAATGCAGCGATTATCTACCTCTGCGATGGGCGCGCGCAATGCGGGGTGACACGGCCAGCGCGACTTCCCGCGCTGCGAATGGTTACCTTCGTAAGTTACTGAGGTTATTTGACGGTTCTCCCGCGCGGGCGCACTATCCGCTCAGCGATGCAGAGGTGAGGGCCGAGCGGCGAAGCCGCGGAGCCCTCG
Proteins encoded in this region:
- the pgsA gene encoding CDP-diacylglycerol--glycerol-3-phosphate 3-phosphatidyltransferase, which produces MNLPNNITLTRIAAIPLLLWVLRTSLLSDTNGQRELVAVGIFVLASITDGVDGYLARKRNQVTTLGMLLDPLADKLWITAAFVSLVQFNPTMVPAWIAVVVIGREFLVSGLRSIAATQGFTIEASNLGKFKMVVQIITICAAILDRAWYAWPLPFGLLFPVHWIAKVTIWMMVFLSLYSAIDYFAAFWSKIAGSVEKRQRRRAFILSRRRKSSDVPAS